The following proteins come from a genomic window of Halictus rubicundus isolate RS-2024b chromosome 8, iyHalRubi1_principal, whole genome shotgun sequence:
- the Rpn12 gene encoding regulatory particle non-ATPase 12, with amino-acid sequence MAALKNVVSLYRNLQKAWISTPCNLEKCGELLNELKVGLTHLMFLPTSNNTASENELLLARDILEIGAQWSIVMEDIPSFERYMAQLKCYYFDYESKLVESAYKYHMLGLNLLFLLSQNRVAEFHTELELLPSDQIQSNIYIRHPLSLEQYLMEGSYNKIFLAKDNVPAASYNFFIDILLNTVRDEIGACMESAYDKISIQDASRMLNLNSEKDMKAFATKKNWTLTKEGYFYFATTNEKKAEEPIPSSDLATLAIDYARELEMIV; translated from the exons ATGGCAGCGCTGAAGAATGTTGTTTCTCTGTACAGAAATTTACAAAAAGCATGGATATCGACTCCTTGCAACTTAGAAAAATGTGGCGAATTACTCAATGAATTAAAG GTTGGTCTTACCCATTTGATGTTCCTTCCAACGTCCAATAATACAGCAAGTGAGAACGAATTGCTGTTAGCTC GTGATATTTTAGAGATTGGTGCACAATGGAGTATAGTCATGGAAGATATACCTTCCTTCGAGCGTTACATGGCGCAattgaaatgttactattttgaTTACGAGTCCAAACTTGTGGAATCGGCATACAAGTATCATATGCTAGGATTAAATCTTCTGTTTCTCTTGTCCCAAAATCGTGTTGCCGAGTTTCACACTGAACTGGAACTACTGCCTTCCGATCAGATACAATCCAACATCTATATTAGACACCCTTTAAGCTTGGAACAGTACTTGATGGAGGGGTcgtacaataaaatatttttagcgaAAGATAACGTACCGGCGGCGTCGTACAACTTCTTCATAGATATTTTATTGAACACCGTGCGCGATGAAATTGGAGCCTGTATGGAAAGCGCATACGACAAGATTTCGATACAAGATGCCTCTAGAATGCTCAATCTGAATTCAGAAAAAGATATGAAAGCGTTTGCAACGAAAAAGAATTGGACTTTGACCAAAGAAGGCTACTTCTACTTTGCAACTACCAACGAAAAGAAAGCCGAGGAACCAATACCCAGTTCAGATTTGGCTACGCTAGCTATAGATTATGCAAGAGAACTTGAAATGATCGTTTAA
- the Pig-c gene encoding phosphatidylinositol glycan anchor biosynthesis class C, with the protein MTLKIKWQKNLYENYGLPDNYTDSSFLKQLRKNIKPNDITLIEAITFGATICIQLNIVVLFVIIFVWLNREWVMPDMIFLSSVILTIFGYLVYCLKEPNTLIKLTKDIRTVLIFLTFGYILSPVLKTLTETISTDTIYVMTILMFLTHLIFSKYGSMQISLSDSLSITSSIFGSLMLASRLASPSHAFSLLTVAVQCFVLLPFLMYKLNNKILISNCLTFSTLYFLLFISQTISYVFIVSIVFLHFVCPYWYVQSQRYKDNIYGPWDEAVITS; encoded by the coding sequence ATGACATTGAAGATAAAATGGCAGAAAAATTTGTACGAAAATTATGGATTGCCAGACAATTATACAGATAGTTCATTTTTAAAGCAGTTACGTAAAAATATTAAGCCAAATGATATAACATTGATAGAAGCGATCACGTTTGGAGCTACTATATGCattcaattaaatattgtaGTACTCTTTGTCATTATATTTGTCTGGTTGAACAGGGAGTGGGTCATGCCCGACATGATATTTTTATCGAGCGTAATTCTGACAATATTCGGTTATCTTGTATATTGTTTAAAAGAACCGAACACTTTGATCAAATTAACCAAAGACATTAGGACGGTATTAATTTTTCTTACGTTTGGTTACATTTTATCGCCTGTTTTGAAGACATTAACCGAAACCATTAGTACAGATACAATCTACGTTATGACCATATTGATGTTCTTAACGCATTTGATATTTAGCAAGTACGGTTCTATGCAGATTTCTTTGTCCGACTCTTTATCAATAACGTCTTCCATATTCGGTTCGCTGATGTTAGCTTCTAGATTGGCATCTCCGTCTCATGCGTTCTCACTTCTTACGGTTGCTGTGCAATGTTTTGTACTATTACCATTTCTTATGTATAAACTAAACAACAAAATACTTATTTCAAATTGTTTAACTTTTAGTactttatattttcttttatttatttcacaaaCGATCTCTTATGTTTTTATCGTATCCATAGTATTCCTTCATTTCGTATGTCCTTATTGGTATGTACAAAGTCAGAGGTATAAAGACAATATTTATGGTCCTTGGGACGAGGCTGTTATTACTTCTTAG